GTCCGGAAAGATATGAAATACGAGGCAATTGTCCGCGAAACGGTGGCAAGAACCCTGGAGGAACTTGGCCATTTGAGCGAGGAACCGTCCCTGCGCGACAAGGCTGCCGTCATCAAGGGATTGATGAATGAATACCTGTCCCATTTCTCATCGGTCGTCCAAAACGAACAGTTACTGGGCCTGAATGAAAATGAAGGTCTGACCGGCGAATTGCGGTCAAGCATACACAAAGTCGAAAAACTGATTGCCGATCGGAATAACGATGCCCTGAGCGTAAGGATGCTGATGCTACGCCGCCTGGAAAAGGATTTCATGCTGCGCAGCGACATTAAGTACGTAGAGTCATTTCAAAAAGAAATGCTGCGCATGCGCAGGTCGACAGAAGATGCATTGGCTGATGATCCCCAAGCCATGCAGAGCATTAATGATCTTCTGTCAGCCTATGACCAATCGTTCACGGCCTATGTCAAAGGAACGGCGGTCATAAAGGAAACGCAGGAACAGTTCCATGAGATTATCAGAAAGACAGAACCCCTTATCGAGGAGCTTGCCTCAACGACGCACCAACTCATTACGGATGAAAAAAAATCCATCCGCCAGCTCACCATTATCGGAGTGCTGATCTTTTCGACCCTGACACTGGGAGTCATCGCCCTGGTGATGCGATCCATCACGGCCCCCTTGAACCATCTGGCCGCCCAGAGCCTTAAAGTCGCCCAAGGGGACTACACGGTCATCATCTCCTACAAGGTCGAGGATCCCATCGGGCATCTGGCGGACTCCATGAACATCATGATCGAACGCACCAAGGCCATGCTCGCCGAAATAACCGCCGCTACCCAGACTTTGGCCGCGTCCTCTTCCGAACTCTCCACCATCTCCGGGCAGATGACGGCAGGCGCCAGCCAGACCGCAGCCATGGCCTCCACCGTCAACACCTCCGCCGAAGAGGTCAGCGAAAGCATGAACTCGGTTTCCGCAGCCATGGAGCAGGCCACCAACAACATGGGCACGGTGGCTGCGGCCGCTGAGGAAATGTCCGCCACCATCCAGGAAATTGCCCAGAACTCCGAACGCGCCAGAGCCACAACATCCAGCGCAGTCGACAAGGCCCGAGAAACCTCTGGCAAAGTCAACGAACTGGGCCTTGCGGCCAAGGAAATTTCCACCGTCACCGCAACTATCGCGGCCATTTCATCCCAGACCAACCTGCTGGCTTTGAACGCCACCATCGAGGCGGCCAGGGCCGGAGAATCAGGACGAGGATTCGCGGTGGTCGCCAACGAGATCAAGGAACTCGCTCAGCAGACAGCCCGCGCCACAGAGGACATCCGCGAAAAAATCACGGACGTTCAAGACGTAACCGCCCGAACCGTGCTTGAGATCACGGACATAACAGGACTCATCCACGAAATGAACGACATTATCGGCACCATCGCCACTGCCGTTGAGGAGCAGTCCGTAACCACCCGCGACATCGCCGAAAATGTGGGCCAGGCCTCCATGGGCATCACGGAAATCAACGAAAGCATCGCTTCCAGCTCGGCCATGACCAAGTCCATCAGCTCCGACATCTCACAAGTTCGCATGGCTTCCGACGAGATGAGCATCAGTAGCCACACCGTGCAAGAAAGCTCCACGGAGTTATCGCAGCTAGCGGAGCGTCTGGCGGATTTGGTTTCACGGTTCAAAATATAATCAGTCGCAGTAACAACAAGAAAACAGCACAATTTAAGGAGTATCCCCATGCAATGGTTCATCAACATGCGCATCATGAACAAGCTTTTGCTTTCATTTAGCATCATTTTGTTCATCATGGCTGGCCTGGGCTGGTTTGCGAGCACCCAGATGTCCCTCGTCAATGACAAATCAACTGAAATCAGCGCTAACTGGCTCCCTAGCGTCCAGGCTTGCGGAGAGCTTAATTCACTAATCCTTGAGGTTCGCAACACGGAATATGGACATGCCATTTCCGAGAGCGAAGAAGATATGGCTCAATACGAAAAGCGTATCGAGCAATACCAGGCTGAAATCCAAAATGTCAGGATCGCGTATGAAAAACTTCCCAGCCTGGAAGAAGAGAGTCGCCTGTACCAAGAATACAAAAATCATTGGGATCTCTATATAAAAGAAAATGGAGCGATAATAGAGCTGTCCCGAGCCAACAAGACTCAAGAAGCAGTCGAAAAAATGCGAGGGACATCACGTGCAGAATACTACGCAGCCAAGGAAGCTCTGGATAAAATCATTCAACTCCAAAAAAACGCATCCGATGCCGCCAGCGCCGAGGGCGACACGATATACGCTCACGCCCGCACATCCATCATCGTCGCCAATATCGTCGCCATCCTAATAGGCCTCCTGGTGGCGTATCTCGTAGCCAGGGTCATCACTCGCCAATTGGGCACCGAACCCGGCGTCATCGCGTCCGTCGCGGAGCGGATCTCAAGTGGAGACCTGACGATTTCCTTCAATGACACCACTCACCATATCGGCGTCTATGCCGACATCAAGCGGATGTGCGAACGTCTTCGCGAAATCGTGGCCGAGGTCCAGGGCGCGTCTGAAAACGTAGCCTCGGGTTCCGAAGAAATGAGCGCCACGGCCGAGCAGCTTTCCCAAGGTTCGACAGAACAGGCCTCGTCCGTCGAGGAAGTATCCTCCAGCATGGAGCAGATGGCCTCCAATATCCGGCAAAACGCCGACAACGCCGGACAAACTGAAAAGATCGCCCTCAAGGCGGCCCAAGACGCCGACGCAAGCGGCAAGGCAGTCGTCCAGGCTGTGGACGCCATGAAGAACATCGCCGAAAAAATCTCCATCGTCGAAGAGATCGCCCGCCAGACCAACCTGCTGGCATTGAACGCCGCCATCGAAGCCGCGCGCGCCGGTGAACACGGCAAAGGCTTCGCGGTGGTCGCGGCCGAAGTCAGAAAGCTGGCCGAACGTAGCGGCACCGCAGCGGCCGAGATCAGCGAGCTGTCTTCCTCCACGGTGAGCGTGGCCGATCAGGCCGGGCAGATGCTGGTCAAACTGGTCCCGGATATCCAGCGCACGGCCGAACTGGTGCAGGAGATCTCCGCCGCATCGAACGAACAGAATGCGGGCGCGGAACAGATCAACAAGGCCTTGCAGCAGCTTGACCAGGTCATTCAGCAGAACGCTTCGGCCTCCGAAGAAATGGCCTCCACCTCCGAGGAACTGTCCAGCCAGGCCGAACAACTGCAGAGCACCATCAGCTTCTTCCGTCTCGGCGTCGATACGGGCAAAGTCGTCCGCCAAGCCACTCGCCAGACCCGGCCGCAGCCATCCCGCAAAGCCCCAAAGGCGCTGGTTTCCAAAGCCCCGGCCAGCGGCCTGGCCCTGGACATGGGACGCGACGATGAAGACGACGAATTCGAACGCTTCTAACCAGAGGACGAGATAAGCAATGAACGACAACGCTATCCTGCAATATCTGACCTTCGCCCTTGGTGATGAGGTTTTCGCCCTCGAAACCGGGTTCGTGCGCGAGGTCATCGAACTCGTGCCCGTAACCCGCATCCCCAAGACCCCGCCATTCCTGCGCGGCGTCATCAATCTGCGCGGCCACGCCGTGCCCGTAGTCGACCTGCGCATCAAGTTTGGCATGCCCTCGACCCAGGACACGGTGAGCACCTGCATCATCATCGTGGATGTGGAGATCGAAGGCGAAGAGTGCCACATGGGCGCCATCGTCGACTCCGTGCTTGAAGTCTTCGAGATGGCAAGCGACCAGATCACGCCGCCGCCGCGCATGGGCACGGCCATCCGCTCGGACTTCATCCGAGGCATGGGCAAGCAAAACGAGGAATTCATCATGATCCTCGACATCGGCAAGGTGTTCTCGTCCGAGGAGCTTTGCTTGCTGGAAACCATCAAGACCGACGAAGCGGAATAACAATGGGGGGCGCCCTCGCGGCGCCCCCATTCCGCGCCATTGCACACCGCCCAAATGGCCGCAGCCGCTGTCATGCCGGTCCGGCTGGATGGGAAGAGCATGCGCACGTCAGGAGACATCCAATGTTTACATGTACTGTCGAGGGTGTTCCGGGGCATCCGGTCGCCAAGCTGTCCGGCAGCCTGATCCTGGAACATTCCAAAAAAATTCATTCCGAACTGCTGACCATCCTGTCCCAGACCGACATTTTGACCATCGATCTGGGCGAGTCGGACAAATCGGATCTGTCCTTTATCCAGATACTGTACGCCCTGCTCAAGGACCGGGACAAGAAAATCCGTTTCGCGATCCTGCCAAACCACCTGCGTGACAACGCGGCACGCCTTGGCGCGGGCAACTTCATGGCCGAATTCTCGAAGCGAATGGAGAACAACGCATGAGCAAAACCATAATGACGGTCGACGATTCGGCCAGCGTCCGCCAGATGGTCAGCCTGACCCTGAAGGACGCCGGCTATACCGTCATCGAGGCCCGCGACGGCAGGGACGCGCTGGCCAAGCTGTCCGGACCGGTGGGCATGATCGTGACCGATCTGAACATGCCCGGCATGGGCGGCATCGAACTGATCCGCGCCGTGCGCGCCATGCCCCAATACAGGTTTACGCCCATCGTCATGCTGACCACCGAATCGCAGGCCTCCGCCAAAGAGGAAGGAAAAGCTGCCGGGGCCACGGGCTGGATCGTCAAACCCTTCAAGCCCGATCAGCTTTTGGCAGTGGCCAAGAAACTGTTGCGATAACCCCCAGAACCGGAGCCGGAAATGTTCAGAGAAGAAATGCACCGCCAGGCGTTCAAGGAAGAAGCCTTGGAGCTGTTGGGCGAATTGGAAATCTCGCTATTGGAGCTGGAGGCGGACCCGGCCAACGACGATGTCATCAACCGGGTCTTCCGCGCCATGCACACCATCAAGGGGTCCGGCGCCATGTTCGGCTTCGAGGACATCGCCTCCTTCACCCACGAGGTGGAGACGATCTTCGATCTGGCCCGCACGGGCCGGATTGCCGTGACCAGAGAACTGCTGAGCCTGACGCTTTTGGCCAGGGACCACATCCTGGCGATGGTCGAAGGAACCGACTCGGACACGCGGGCCGAAGAGGTCATCAAGGGGCTTAAGGCGCTCAACCCAAAATCCGTGTCTCCCGAGACCACGCCCACGCGCGAACCGCTCACGTGCGCCCTGAATCCGGACCTGTGCACCTGGCGCATCCGCTTCGCTCCGCCCAAGAACGTGTTCATGAGCGGGACCAATCCGGCCTCTTTGCTGGAAGAGCTGTGCGAGATGGGCGAGCATCACGTCATCATGCACGTCAAAGACATCCCGAGCCTGCCCCGGCTCAACCCTGAGAAATGCCTGGTGTGGTGGGATGTCATCCTGACCACGTCCAAAAGCGAGGACGAGATTCGCGACGTTTTCATCTTCGTGGAGGAGGACAGCGATCTGACCATCCAGATGGTCGGCAGCTGCCAGAACATCGACGACGAGTCCTACAAGCTCATCGGCCAGATCCTGGTCGAGAAGAACGACATCACCAAGGACGCTCTCGAACGCATCCTGCTCGAACGCAAGCCCATCGGGCAGCTCCTGTCCGAGGCGGGCCTGGTCAGCGCCAGCCAGGTCGAGGCGGCTCTGGCCGAGCAGCAGGAGGTCAAGCGCCTCAAACAATCGGCCGGCGCCGAGCCGCAGACGTCGAGTATCCGCGTTCCGGCCCAGAAGCTCGACTATCTGGTCGATCTGGTCGGGGAGCTGGTCACGGCCCAGGCCCGGCTGACCCAGTTCGCCAGCGAACAAAGCGACGCGCGGCTGCACGGCATCTCAGAAGAAATCGAGCGCCTTTCGGACGAACTGCGCGACAACACCCTGGGCATCCGCATGCTGCCCATCGGCACCACCTTCACCCGCTTCAAGCGGCTGGTGCGCGACCTGTCCCAGGAACTGGGCAAGCGCATCGCGCTTGAAACCCGCGGCGAGGACACGGAACTGGACAAGACCGTCATCGAGCGCCTGAACGACCCCCTGGTCCACCTGCTCCGGAACAGCATCGACCACGGCATTGAAAGCCCCGAGGAGCGCTTGGCCAAAGGCAAGAAGCCCGAGGGACGGATACAGCTTTCGGCCGAGCATTTTGGCGGCGAGGTGCTCATCCGCATCATCGACGACGGCGCGGGCATCGACCCCGAACGCATCCGGGCCAAGGCCGTGGAAAAAGGCATCATCGCATCGGACGCGCTGATTTCCGATAAAGACGCGCTCATGCTCATCTTCGCGCCGGGATTCTCCACAGCTGAAAAGGTCACCAGCGTGTCGGGGCGAGGCGTGGGCATGGACGTGGTCAAGCGCAACATCGACGCCCTGCGCGGCCGCGTTTCGCTGGAGAGCGCGCCCGGACAGGGTACCACCATTTCCGTGCGCATCCCCCTGACCCTGGCCATCATTGACGGATTGCAAATCCAGGTCGAGGACAGCTATTTCATCATGCCCCTGTCCGCGGTGGAGGAATGCGTGGAACTGATCCGCAAGGACAGCGGACGCGCCGATCTCATCAACCTGCGCGGCCAGATGGTGCCCTATGTCAGCCTGCGCGCCGGATTCGACATCCCGGGCCAGGCACCGGAGATCGAGCAGGTCGTGGTCTGCAACTCCCAGGGGCGGCGCGTGGGCATTGTCGTAGACCGGGTCATCGGCGAACACCAGACCGTCATCAAGAGCCTGGGCAAAGTCTACCAGGATGTGCGCGGCATTTCCGGCGCGACCATCAAAGGCGACGGCAGCATGGCGCTCATCCTCGACATAGCCGCCCTTGTGTCCTGAAGCTGCGCCAAGGAAGCGCTCTAAAAGTATCCGCTCACGCGTCCGGGCTCAACGGCAGCGACACGATGAACTTGCTTCCCCGGCCCTCGCGCGACGTCGCGGTAAGATGCCCGTGATGATTGTTGGTGATGATGAAGTAGGACACCGAAAGCCCAAGACCAGTCCCTTCCCCGACCTTCTTGGTGGTGAAGAACGGTTCGAATATGCGGGAGAGGTCCTTTCTGGGAATGCCCGGCCCGTTGTCCTCCACCTCGATCACCGCCCAGTCCCGCATCTTTCTTGTGCGCAGGGTCAGCGTCGGGTTCTCCGTTCCGGCCCGGACCATGGCCTGGGCGGCATTGCGCACAAGGTTCAAGAGCACCTGTTCGATTTCCGTGCCGACGCAGGGCACCAGCGGCAAATCGGGATCATACTCCAGGATAATATTCAACCTTCTGAAATCATAATGCTTCTTTAAATCAAAATCCTTGCCCGCCAACTCAAGGGCCTTGGACGCGATCGCGTTCACATCATTGGAGGAAAACGTCCGTTCGCTGCGCCGGCTAAAGGACAGCATGTTGGCCACTATCGCTGCGGCGCGCTCGCCCGCGTCGCGAACCCCCTGAAGGTAGCGAATAATATTCCGTTCTTCGAGAAACATGGCCAAGCTGTGCAAGTCCAACCCGTACCGCCGGGCAGCTTCGATGTTGGGCTCCAAGGACGGGTCGAGCCTGCGCACGATATTCTGCACGCCCTGCACAATGATGCCCAGGGGATTATTGATCTCGTGCGCCATCCCCGCCGCCAATCCGCCCAGAGACTGCATCTTCTCCGTCTGGATCATGAGCTGCTGCATGCGCTTCATCTCTCGCAGATCGCGAAGCACGGCAAAAACACCTGCCTTTCCATTGATGTCAATGAGCTGACATGAGAGCAGGCAAAGAATCTCTTCGCCGTCTTTACGGTAGGCAGCGAACTCAAAATCCCTGATTATCCGGTGTTCATTCATCAACGCATACAAACGATCTCTCAAGTCAGGAGACTGATAGACCCCGAGTTCAAGAGACGTCTTGCCCAGTACCTCCTCGCGGGAAAATCCGAAAAGAGCGACAAAGGCATCGTTGACGTCCTGAATGCGCTGCGTTTCCATCTCAAAAAGCACGATGGCATCCGGGGACAGGCGAAATATGCTCGCGAACTTTTCCTCGGACTGCCGTAACATGTCCTCGGCGGCCTTGCGGGTGGTGATGTCTTCGATGGTGCCGTCGAGATAGGCGGGACGGCCGGAATCGTCGAATTGCAGGGACGCGTTGATCACGGCGTAGAAAGGCGAGCCGTCCTTGCGCTTGAATTCGATATCCCTACGGATGCCTTCCGGCGAAAGGAGCAACGATTCAAGCATTTCCCGACGGGCCCCGGAATCCGGATAAATGTCCGTTTCCAGATTATTCACCGAGGCCAGAAGATCGTCCCGATCGCTGTATCCCAACATGCGGGCGAGGGTGGGGTTGGCCTCCAGAAAGCGCCCGGCGTAGCTGGTGCGGAAAATCCCTATGGGCGCGTTATTGAAAATGGCCCGGTACTTCTCCTCGCTTTGCAGCAAAGCCCTTTCCGTACGCTTTGCCTCGGATACATCCTGAATGATTCCGAGCACCCGCCGCGGCGCATCCTGCGTCCTGGCGAACATTTGCCCATATTCAAAAACATCGGCGTAGGTTCCGTCTTTGCGCCGCAGACGATACTCGATGACATACCTTTTCCGTTGCGACAACGCCTCTTCGAAAAGAGCTGTCGCCCTGTCCGCATCCTCCGGGTGAAGCAGCTCCGTCCAGACGCTCAAGCCCCCTTTCATCTTCTCCGGATCATAACCCAACACATCAAGCATGCTCCCGCTCCAGGAAAGCACGTCGTGATCCACATCGTATTCATAAAAAGTCAGTTTGGCCGCCGCCGTGGTCAGATCGAATTTTTGTTGCCAGCGCTTATTGTTCTCTTCCGCCTTTTTGAGGGAGGTGATATCCACGGCAGTGGACAAAATTCCCGTCTGCCCCCCAAAGGGAACCAGCGTCGCGGAAAACAATACGTACCCCATGCTTCCGTCAGGCCTGACAACCCTGACTTCGGTGTTGCCAAGACGACCGTCCCGTTCAAGCATCTCGACAAAACGCCGGGCTTCGTACTCACCCGGCAAGACTATATCCTGTACGGAAAGGCGCAGGGCCTCTTCACGGGAGAGCCCCCGCCGCGACAAAAAAGCCTTGTTAACCTCCAAATACGTGCCGTCCCTGCGACTGAACGTAATGGAATACGGGGAATGGTCGAAAACGGCTTGAAACTTCTCCTCGAATTCATGTTTTTCGCGGGACAAAGCCTCGATTTCCTCACGGGCAAACCGCAATTCACGAATTCGCGTTTTCAAGGCATCCCTGGTTGACCGCAGACGGGCGCGGACAATCAAAAACGCGGTCACGCAAAATAGCACCAACATGACAAGGAAAACAGGGAGAACGGCGTCAAAAAGCAGGGCAGGCGGGGAAACCGCGTTCATCGCGTACAAGGGCGTATCCTCCAATCTCAAAACACATTTGAAGGATCAGACAAAAACCGTATCGGCACGAATAACACGATTCGTGTCGGCACGCCGACAAAGAGAATTTCATGTTTTGAGATGGTTACGCATACACGATGATGCGAACGAAGAAAATGACGAAATAGCGACTGGCGATGTTCTTCGGCAAGGCAAAAAGGAAACCCGAGGCCGTCAGTCCCGAAATCGCGCCGCGCTTTCGCCCATGCGCGAGAGGATTTTCTGCACGGCCACGCGGGACAGGCCTGAGACGCGGGCGGCTTCGGACACGTTGCCCTTGGTCTGGGCCAGGAGTTCATTTACGTAGGATTGGGTGAACACCGCCACGGCCTCGGCCTTGGCAACCTTGTACAGCCCGAGCGCAGTTCCGCCGCCATTCATGTCCACTTCCGTGGGCACGGGCAGGCATCCGCCCTGCTGCACCATGCGCAGCAGATTCATGTCCACCCGCTCCGTGGTGGCAAAGACGGTCAGCCGGCGCACGAAATTCTGCAGCTCGCGCACGTTGCCGGGCCAGGGATGGGCGGCCATCCAGTGCATGACCTCCGGGTCGACCTCTTTTTCGGCCAGCCCCATTTCGCGGCAGGCCGCCCGGAAGAAATGCCCGGCCAGCAGCGGGATGTCCTCGGCCCTTTCGCGCAGGGGCGGCAGGGTGATGGTCAGTACATTCAGACGATAGTACAGGTCTTCGCGAAAGGTCTTGGCCTGCATGAGGGCTTCGAGGTCCTGGTTGGTGGACGCGACCACGCGCACATCCACCCGCGAAGACTTGCTCGAGCCCACCGGCCTGACCTCCCCATCCTGCATGACCCGCAGCAGCTTGGTCTGCACCGCCGGGGAAATATCACCGATTTCGTCCAGATGGATGGTACCCTTGTCGGCCGCCGCGAAGAGGCCCTTGTGGTCGCGGTCGGCGCCGGTGAAGGCGCCCTTGACGTGACCGAAAAGTTCGCTCTCCAGCAGGTTTTCGGGAATGGACGGACAGTTCACCGCCAGAAAGGGCCGGGAAGCGCGCACGCCGAGATGATGCACCATGCGGGCCACCAACTCCTTGCCGGTGCCCGATTCGCCCCGGACCAGCACCGTGTACTCCGACTGGGCCACGGCCGCGATGGTGCGCTTGAGTTGCCGCATGGCCGCGCCTTCGCCGACCAACTCCCCGCCGCATTCCTTGCTGGCCAGGATCTGACGCAGGCGATTGTTTTCTTCGAGCAGCCTGCTCCGCTCCAGCCCTTTCTCCACGACGCGAAAAAGCTGTTCCGGCTCGATGGGCTTGGTCAGAAAATCATAGGCCCCGGCCCGCAGGGCCTCCACCGCAGTCTCGATGGTTCCATAGGCCGTGAGCACGACCATGCTCAGGTCCGGCTGCAGGCCAAGCGCCTGAGACAGAAGCTGCAACCCTGTCATTTCAGGCATGCGCAAATCCGTGATCATGAGCTGCGCCGATTTCGCGGACAGGGCGAGGAGCGCTTCTTTTGCGCTGTGCACGGCCACCACGTCCAGATCGGAAAAATGTCCGCCGACAAGTCTGGCCAGACCACGCGCGAAATCCACCTCGTCGTCGACAATGACGACCCGGGCCCCCGTGACAGTGCGGGGTGAACCTATGACATCCATGCTCATTCTTTCCTCAGCTGCGTTGTATCCGACTCCGGATTGATCACGGACGGCAGGAGCACCACAAAACGCGCCCCGCCCAGGTCCGAATGCTCCACGCGGACCTCTCCGCCCACATCCCTGGCCATGCCGTAGACCACGGCCAGGCCCAATCCGGTACCGGCACCGATGGCCTTGGTCGAATAAAAGGGGTCGAAAATATGCGGCGCATCCGCCGCCGAGACGCCCGGCCCGTTATCTTCCACCACAATGGCCACCCTCCCGTCCATGGGCGCGACCCGCACCACAATCTCTCCATCCCCCTCGCCGACCGCGTCAAGGGCATTGATGACCAGGTTGCTCAGGACCTGCTCCAGTTCACCGATGCCCATGCGCACCAGCAAGGGCTTTGCTGGATGATCCACCGTCAGGCGCGCTCTCTTTTTGGCGGCCTGCACGGAAAACACTTCGGATACGGAAGCCGCCACGCTGCAGGCATCGGCCGTGCCGGACCCTGCGGCCTTGGGGCGGGCAAAATTGAGAAGTTCCTGCAGCACCCGCTGCGCCTGTCTGGTGTGACGCTCGATGATATTCAGGTCAGACGCCTGCTGCGGATCGGAGATCGTCTGGCGCAGCAGGCCTGCGTAGCAGAGGATGACCCCGAGCGGATTGTTGATCTCATGCGCCAGGCCCGCCGTGAGTTTGCCCACCGTGGCCATCTTCTCCGAATGCCAGACCTGGGAACGCATGCGTTTCTCCATGGTCGTCTCGCGCACGTAGACGACCACGCGGTCCGTCTGTCCGTCGGAACTGCGCACCGGGTACATGGACAGCGAAAAGGATCTGCCGGCGGGCAATTCGACTTCGCGCAGATCCGGGGTACCTCTGCGGATGGCTTCAACCATCGGACACGGCTGGGACTGCGGATCGAAAAAGATGGCCAGCATATTACCGTCCGTGCGTTCGCCTTCCGTCAATTCCGAGGTCAACTGACGGGCGGCCTGGTTCACGGTCAGCACGGCGCAGTTCGCATCCATGAGCGCCAGCGGATCGGTGATGCCTTCGACTATGGTCTCAAGCACGTTCATCTGCCGGAGCAGGCTGTCGATGGCCGTCAGATTTTCCGCCGCCGTGCCAAGCTGACGGCCGAGCGCCGTAAGCACCCGCTGGTCATGCCGTGCGGCCTCGGCCTCGGTGTCCCAGTAGAGGCAAAGAATGCCCTCGGCATTGCCGGTGCTGGACTCGACCGGCACGAAAATCCTGGCCCCCGATTGCAGGCAGGCACTACCGGTCAAGACCTCCACCATGTTCTCCGGCAGCTCCGGACTGGGCGACGATTCCGGCCAGACATAATAATTTCGGGTGACCATGGTGCAGACATAGGCGATACTACGCGCCCCGAAACGGGTGCAGATCTGGGGCAGAGCCAGGCTCCAGAGTTCGGAACGCGAGCCGCTGCGGCGCATGTCCTCCAGCAGGCGCACAAATAGATGCACGTCCGCCTGCCGGGCTTCGGCCTCGTGAGAGAGAGCCTCCGTGCGCTCATCAACCATCTTGCGCAAATTCTCCGCATAATCCTGCAGCTGCCGCCGGACCTCAAAGAGATGATTTCCCATCTGTTCCATGCCGTCGACCAGCTCCTCGATCTCGTCGCCCTGCTCCAGCCGGTGCAGGAGTTCAGAGCCTTCGGCATCGACCACGTTGCGCCTGAAAACACTGTTGAGCCGTTTTAGGTTATTAACCACCAAAACCCGAAACAGGAAGTTTGTCGCGGAAAAGAAAAGCAGCGCGCCAAAAGCGAAAAATGCGAAATAGGTCAAAATGGTCTGCTGCACGCGCCCGACACTGCTCTGCACGGAGATGCCCACGAAATCGACCCCGGCGATGGAGTTCTCCTCCTTGCCGAACCCACGGCCCCCGTAAAGGGTCAACAGTTCGGGCGGAGCGTCCTCGGGGCGGCCATGGCAATACATGCATCCGTCCTCGAAACGCACGGAGCGCACCTTCAGGAAATATTTTTCCCCGTCCATGGTCTTGTAGCCCTGCCACAGCTCCTGTTCGGGATTGGCCCGGAAATAGCGGATCAGCTCCCGTTCATGCTTGTTGGCTTCATAGGCGGGGTTGCGCGCGTCGATGGCCACACGGCGATAGATGGTGCCGCCGCGATCGTCGTTGATCGGGGACATGATGGTCCGCGAGATGTAGGAGGAGGACATGGCCTCGATGACAAACGAGGCCGGCAGACGCTCGTACATCGCCGGGCGGAGGACATCGCGCACGTAGTGCTGAATGGAATCGACGTGGGCGAAGATGAGCATGGCCTTGTCCCGGACTTCCTCTTCCAGCACATTTTTCATGTGCAGGTAAAAGCCGATGGAGAAGACAATGCCCAAAAAAATGGAAGCAACCAAAAGTCCGGACACAAATTTTGTCTGTATTTTTGATGGCTTGAGGATATGCATGGGCTCGCCTGGAGATGATGCTTCCCGTGATCGGGAAAAAAGATGCGCTGTGGACAGTGATTCTCCCGGCGTGGACTCCCCGGGAAATCAGACCAATAAAGATGCCGCGTCGCAAGCGGCGCGAGTCGATCATTCAACACTCGAAAAGAAACGAAAAATATCGGGCCTGGCGGATGAAACGCGGGCCGCTTTGATGCTATTTTTCTTCCAGGGCGAAGCGCAGGTAGGTTTCTCCCTCCTTCACCTGCTCCACATCCGTGTAATAATACCGGCTCGGATCGATGCCGTTCTTATCCAAGTACCCGGACATGCGCTCCAAAATGCCGCAGGAGTGGGTCAGCAGAGGGAGAAACAAATACACAAAAGCCAGAGCCACACCCAGGCCCAGAGTGAAATTCCTCAAC
This DNA window, taken from Desulfomicrobium sp. ZS1, encodes the following:
- a CDS encoding chemotaxis protein CheA; translated protein: MFREEMHRQAFKEEALELLGELEISLLELEADPANDDVINRVFRAMHTIKGSGAMFGFEDIASFTHEVETIFDLARTGRIAVTRELLSLTLLARDHILAMVEGTDSDTRAEEVIKGLKALNPKSVSPETTPTREPLTCALNPDLCTWRIRFAPPKNVFMSGTNPASLLEELCEMGEHHVIMHVKDIPSLPRLNPEKCLVWWDVILTTSKSEDEIRDVFIFVEEDSDLTIQMVGSCQNIDDESYKLIGQILVEKNDITKDALERILLERKPIGQLLSEAGLVSASQVEAALAEQQEVKRLKQSAGAEPQTSSIRVPAQKLDYLVDLVGELVTAQARLTQFASEQSDARLHGISEEIERLSDELRDNTLGIRMLPIGTTFTRFKRLVRDLSQELGKRIALETRGEDTELDKTVIERLNDPLVHLLRNSIDHGIESPEERLAKGKKPEGRIQLSAEHFGGEVLIRIIDDGAGIDPERIRAKAVEKGIIASDALISDKDALMLIFAPGFSTAEKVTSVSGRGVGMDVVKRNIDALRGRVSLESAPGQGTTISVRIPLTLAIIDGLQIQVEDSYFIMPLSAVEECVELIRKDSGRADLINLRGQMVPYVSLRAGFDIPGQAPEIEQVVVCNSQGRRVGIVVDRVIGEHQTVIKSLGKVYQDVRGISGATIKGDGSMALILDIAALVS
- a CDS encoding PAS domain S-box protein produces the protein MKTRIRELRFAREEIEALSREKHEFEEKFQAVFDHSPYSITFSRRDGTYLEVNKAFLSRRGLSREEALRLSVQDIVLPGEYEARRFVEMLERDGRLGNTEVRVVRPDGSMGYVLFSATLVPFGGQTGILSTAVDITSLKKAEENNKRWQQKFDLTTAAAKLTFYEYDVDHDVLSWSGSMLDVLGYDPEKMKGGLSVWTELLHPEDADRATALFEEALSQRKRYVIEYRLRRKDGTYADVFEYGQMFARTQDAPRRVLGIIQDVSEAKRTERALLQSEEKYRAIFNNAPIGIFRTSYAGRFLEANPTLARMLGYSDRDDLLASVNNLETDIYPDSGARREMLESLLLSPEGIRRDIEFKRKDGSPFYAVINASLQFDDSGRPAYLDGTIEDITTRKAAEDMLRQSEEKFASIFRLSPDAIVLFEMETQRIQDVNDAFVALFGFSREEVLGKTSLELGVYQSPDLRDRLYALMNEHRIIRDFEFAAYRKDGEEILCLLSCQLIDINGKAGVFAVLRDLREMKRMQQLMIQTEKMQSLGGLAAGMAHEINNPLGIIVQGVQNIVRRLDPSLEPNIEAARRYGLDLHSLAMFLEERNIIRYLQGVRDAGERAAAIVANMLSFSRRSERTFSSNDVNAIASKALELAGKDFDLKKHYDFRRLNIILEYDPDLPLVPCVGTEIEQVLLNLVRNAAQAMVRAGTENPTLTLRTRKMRDWAVIEVEDNGPGIPRKDLSRIFEPFFTTKKVGEGTGLGLSVSYFIITNNHHGHLTATSREGRGSKFIVSLPLSPDA
- a CDS encoding sigma-54 dependent transcriptional regulator, giving the protein MSMDVIGSPRTVTGARVVIVDDEVDFARGLARLVGGHFSDLDVVAVHSAKEALLALSAKSAQLMITDLRMPEMTGLQLLSQALGLQPDLSMVVLTAYGTIETAVEALRAGAYDFLTKPIEPEQLFRVVEKGLERSRLLEENNRLRQILASKECGGELVGEGAAMRQLKRTIAAVAQSEYTVLVRGESGTGKELVARMVHHLGVRASRPFLAVNCPSIPENLLESELFGHVKGAFTGADRDHKGLFAAADKGTIHLDEIGDISPAVQTKLLRVMQDGEVRPVGSSKSSRVDVRVVASTNQDLEALMQAKTFREDLYYRLNVLTITLPPLRERAEDIPLLAGHFFRAACREMGLAEKEVDPEVMHWMAAHPWPGNVRELQNFVRRLTVFATTERVDMNLLRMVQQGGCLPVPTEVDMNGGGTALGLYKVAKAEAVAVFTQSYVNELLAQTKGNVSEAARVSGLSRVAVQKILSRMGESAARFRD